The following are encoded together in the Neomonachus schauinslandi chromosome 15, ASM220157v2, whole genome shotgun sequence genome:
- the C15H17orf75 gene encoding protein Njmu-R1: protein MLPSLQESLDGDEKELESSEEGGSAEEQRLEPPPSSHYCLYSYRGSRLAQQRGDSDDGSPSGINAETPSGDDFSLSLVGTNLPSEVEPDLRGFIAKRLAKGAVFEGLGNVASVELRIPESRVGCYYCLFQQEKLLPEAATVDSEHNASEYVVCFLGGSEKGLELFRLELDKYIQGLKNNMSCEERGLENHIKSYLSSWFEDVVCPIQRVVLLFQEKLTFLLHAALSYTPVEVKESDEKTKRDINRFLSVASLQGLIHEGTMTSLCMAMTEEPHKSVVIDCSGSQPQFYNAGSNRFCEDWMQAFLNGTEGGNPFLFRQVLENFKLKAIQDTNNLKRFIRQAEMNHYALFKCYMFLKNCGSGDILLKIVKVEHEEMPEAKNVVAVLEEFMKEALVQSF, encoded by the exons ATGCTCCCCTCCTTGCAGGAATCTCTGGATGGGGATGAAAAGGAGCTAGAGAGCAGCGAGGAGGGAGGCTCCGCGGAGGAGCAGAGACTCGAGCCGCCACCCAGCAGCCACTACTGTCTCTACAGCTACCGCGGAAGCAG ATTGGCACAACAGCGAGGGGACAGTGATGATGGAAGCCCAAGCGGCATAAATGCAGAAACGCCCTCTGGTGATGATTTCAG CCTCTCCTTGGTGGGTACTAATCTGCCATCGGAAGTGGAGCCAGACCTGCGTGGTTTCATTGCTAAGCGTCTTGCTAAGGGAGCAGTATTTGAAGGGCTGGGTAATGTTGCATCTGTGGAGCTGAG GATTCCAGAATCCCGGGTCGGTTGTTATTACTGTCTTTTCCAACAAGAAAAACTGCTTCCTGAAGCAGCAACAGTGGACTCTGAACATAACGCTTCAGAGTATGTGGTCTGTTTTTTAGGAGGGTCTGAAAAAGGACTTGAGCT TTTCAGGCTTGAATTGGACAAGTATATTCAAGGGCTGAAAAATAACATGAGCTGTGAG GAAAGGGGCCTAGAGAACCACATAAAATCCTACCTGAGCAGCTGGTTTGAGGATGTTGTATGCCCAATCCAAAGGGTGGTTCTTCTCTTTCAGGAGAAGCTTACCTTTCTGCTACATGCT gCTCTGAGTTATACTCCTGTTGAAGTTAAAGAAtcagatgaaaaaacaaagagagacaTTAACAG GTTTCTGAGTGTGGCCAGTCTTCAAGGCCTTATTCACGAAGGCACCATGACGTCCTTGTGCATGGCCATGACCGAGGAGCCACATAAATCTGTGGTCATCGATTGCAGCGGCTCCCAGCCTCAGTTCTACAATGCAG GAAGCAACCGGTTTTGTGAGGACTGGATGCAGGCTTTTTTGAACGGCACTGAAGGAGGTAACCCTTTTCTTTTTCGACAAGTACTGGAGAACTTTAAACTAAAG GCCATACAAGACACAAATAATTTGAAGAGATTTATCCGACAGGCAGAAATGAATCATTACGCTTTGTTTAAATGTTACATGTTCCTGAAGAACTGTGGTAGTGGAGATATCCTTTTGAAGATTGTTAAAGTGGAACACGAAGAAATGCCTGAAGCCAAAAACGTGGTGGCTGTCCTTGAAGAATTTATGAAAGAAGCTCTTGTCCAAAGTTTTTGA